CATCGCTTACGACGCCTCCGGCAACCGTAGCGAGCGGGAGTATCTCACCGTTTCCATCCTTGAAAACCAGGCTCCCACAGTAGAAATAAGCTCGCCCGAAAACGGCGGCGAGACCGGCCTTGGCCAGATCGTAAACGTCACCGTCGATGTCTCCGACGACGTGGGCGCGGCATCAGTCACCCTTACGGCGGCAGGCGGCTCCCTGTTCGCAAAAACCACGGCAGTTCCATCGGGCGCTGGCTCGGTTTCTTTCTCGTTCACGGTGCCGGAGGACTGGGACAGGGCGATTCCCTGCCGGAGGACTGGGACAGGGCGATTCCCGTCACCCTTCACGCCTCGGCCCTTGACGGCATGGGGCTTTCAGCCGACGCGGGCGACGTGGTTCTTTCGGTGGTTGACCATCTTTCTCCTGCGGTGAACATTCTAAGCCCCGCAAACGGAAGCCGCTTCGAGCCCGAAACCCCAATAAGCCTCACCGTCACGGCCTCGGATTCGAGCGGCATCGGCAATATCGACCTTTCGGTCACCGGAGCCACGGCCGATCACACCCAGTGGTTCAACACTCCGGGCGGCTCGCCGGTTTCTCACACCTTTACGCTTGTCATTCCCGCCGGGGCCGCGCCCACAAGCCCGGTTAACGTGACCGTAACCGTGTCGGACGGCGCGGGCAACACCGGAACCAAAAACCTCGTCATCTGGCCCGCCGACCACGTTATTCCCAGCGCGGCCACGGTGGCCTGCCTCGGCGGCAACAACGTCGAACCCGGACGTCAGCGCTTGTTGAGGGTGATCTCGGACGACAACGTGGGGATCGCAAAAATTAAGGTGAACGTGGGCGACTTCTTCTCACAGGTCCGGGACGTCACGCCTTCATCGCACTCGATTCAGGATTTTTACTTCACCGTGCCCGCAGGCACGCCCCTTGGGACTTCCATACCGGTGACGGCCACTGTTTGGGACTCCTCAGAAAACGCCCTTTCAGCCGCGCCCGTAAGCCTCATCGCCGCAGACCTCACGGCCCCCTCTGTTTCGATAACGAGCCCGGCCAACAACTCCGAGGTGATCCCCGGAACCGACGTCACCATAAGCGTAAACTCGGCTGATAATTATTCTGTTGCCAGATTGACTTGCCATGCCTGGGGATCCGCTACCTGGAATCAGGAAATGGCCATTGATCCTGTAGTTGCAACAGCGTCCAGGCAGTTTACACTTTCTGTGCCGTCAACTGCAGCAGGCGGCAGTTATATCAGCATTAATGCCTTTGCTTATGATTCAGCCGGAAATCGAGGAGAGGCTTCCGTTATTTCTCTTAAAGTCAAAGATATTGTACCGCCATATGTTGTGAATATGGTGCCGCCCGACGGAGCCACCATGATCGAGCCTGAAACCGCTCTAATGGTCAGCTTTAACGAGGCAGTTTTGCAGGCTTCTATAAATGAATCCACGCTTATACTCGCAAACGCCGACGGTAGGGCCATTACTGGCGTTTTTTCAATGCCTGATGTGAATAGCGCCGTATTCACGCCGAATATATCCCTCGCTCTTGGAAAGGAATATACTTTCACGGTTAATACAGGCGTATGTGACATTGTAGGCAATCATATGATCACATCTATTGCGTCGACTTTCACAATAAGACCTCGAATCACGCCGCTCGACACGGACGACGACGGTGATGGCTTCACGGAACTCGACGGAGATTGTGACGACAATGATCCCGACAGATATCCTGGCCATGCGGAATTTCCCGGTGACAACAAGGACAAAAATTGCAATGGGGTTATCCTTGCGCCTGGAACCGCCTGCAACATTACAAATACGGAATTTCGCATTGCGCCGCCTTTGCTTCAAAACAGCAATGCCGGATCAGGAGTGGCTGTTTCAGAAAAATATTTGGCGGTCGGAGCCAGAGGATACCAATACGGCGGACTAAGCACCGGAACAACTGTCGGGGCGCTTCTCATATATGAGCGCAGCGGGACGTCCTGGACTCAGACCCCACTTTATTTTCAAGGCCACGCCAATACGGGAAGCGACACACATAATTTAGGCGCTCCTGTTGCCTTGTCGCGTGATCGCGTTATTATCGGAGACACGACCGACGACGTGAACGGCGTAGCAAATTGCGGTTCGGCGTCCGTGTATGTGCGCACGCAGGCAGGGTGGGAACTGGAAGGCGTCCTTTATTCGGATGCGCCAAGGACAAATTCCGGGTTTGGATCGACCATAGATATTTATGGCGACAGAGCCATAGTCGGATCGTCTTCGGATATAGATGGATCAAGGGGCGCTGTCTATGTATACGAAAAAATGTCAACGGGCTGGCAGCTTGTCAAAAAGCTGTCTTTCGATCCTTCGGCGGTTTATCCCTTGTCGCACCTGGGGCAGGCGGTGTCGATCTGGGGTGACTGGGCCATGGCAAGCATGGTCTGTGATAATGGCTCGGCCGTGTTCTGCCTCCATAGGGAGTCAAACGGGCAATGGGTCATCCCGGCGAATGGCCGCATAAATCCGCCCGTGTCATCGGGCTATCAAAATTATTTCGCCTACGCCCTGGATATGAGCGGCAATTACGTCGTCATTACCCAGTATGGGAGACTCAGCAAGGCTTATGTCTATCTGCTTACGGGTAATGCATGGCAACGGGTTCAGGACCTCCAAAGCATACCCAATCCCAACCCGCAGATTTCAGGGACACTCGGAAGTACGGTTTCCCTGTGGGGCGATTACCTTGCCGTGGCAAGTTCAGGCGTGAACTTCCAGCCAGCTATGAATTTTTATGTGAAAAATGGCAGCGGACAGTTCGTTCCCATGCTTTCGCGCCATCCTTCGGCGCCTCAAACAGTGCCCGCGCCGAATCCTTGGTATGACGCTTACGGGTCCTGCGTTTCTGTGGGACATGGATGGATAGTGGTGGGTGCTCCCGGAGATTTCAGCAATAAAGGTTCTTTCTTTACTTATAAGCAATACTGTGACGGCCCGCCATGATTCGACGCGTGTTACGGCAAAACACCTAATTTTGATAGACGGCCACATGCTTGACTGTTTGCGTGGCAGGAAAGTGCTTGGGATTATAAAGGCGGATTACAAACGATGCGGAGGTTGACGGTAAAATTTGTGGTGTTGACGGCGCTGATTATGCTGCTATTCATGCCGGGGCTTGCTTTGGCAGGCGGAGCGCCTCCCACGGCGAGCCTTACAGCCGCGCCCGCAACGGTTGTGGAGGGCCAGAGCGCGGTCCTTTCGTGGAGTTCCACGGGCGCGGGCCAGTGCTTCATCCATCCAGGCATCGGCCCCGTCGCCGCCAGCGGATCCATGTCCGTAAAGCCCGGCTGCACCACCGTTTACACGCTTTGGGTCAAAAACGCCCGGGGTTTCGCAAAATCAGAGGCCAAGGTTTTTGTCAACCGTCCGCCGGTGGCCTTTTTCTCGGCCCTGCCAAAGACAATTTTCGCGGGCCAGAAGGCGAAACTTTACTGGTCGAGCCTCGGAGCCACAAGCGTCGGCATCGACCAGGGTGTCGGCTCCGTGGGCTTTTGCGGCGTGAAGGAAGTGGCTCCGACCGCCACCACCACCTACACCCTTACCGCCACCGGCCAGAGCGGAACCGTCACGAAAACCGCCACCGTAAGCGTCACCCCCATGCCCCAGGGCGGGCTCACGATTTTTGAAAAAACATGCGCGGTTCGAATGCCGCGCTTTTACGTGGGCACGTCGGTTTTCAAGTCCAACGCCTACGGCACGGCTTACCTCACCGTCACCAAGGCCACGCCGGACAAGAGAGTCAACTCGGGCACGATTTTTTTAAACGGCGAAAGCATAAGCCTCGATTCCTTTCTGGATGGGCCGGATACGGTCTTCAAAAAGCCGGTTTCCGTGCGTCTGTTGAATTTTTTCTCCATCGCCCTTACCGGCCAGTACAAGGCCGGGCTCGAAATAAAAATCGCCTTTGAATGCCCGGATTCCGCGCCCCAGGTGAGCCTTGCGGCAAACCCGCTGGAACTTGTGCGCGGCCAATCCACAACACTTACATGGTCTTCGGTAAACGCCGATTCCTGCGTGCTGGAACCGGGCTCGGTGGCGCTTCCCCCAAGCGGAAGCCTTACGGTGGAGCCCGCCGACACCACCACCTATATAATTACCGCCACGGGTCCCGGCGGATCGGCCATAAGCCACGTTACGGTTTCCGTCTACAACAGGCCGGAGGCGGCGTTTTCGGCCAACCCTGCCGCCATTATCCTTGGCGGATCCAGCGTCCTTGCCTGGACCACCACCGACGCCGAAAGCGTCTCCATATCCCCCGGTGTCGGCGCTGTCGCCCCCGGCGGCTCTTCGGCGGTCACGCCGACCGAAACCACCACCTACGTTCTGACCGCAACAGGAGCGGGCGGTTCTGTCACGGCCTCCACCACGGTTACGGTCCACGTTCCGCCCACGGCGACGCTTGCCGTCGAGCCCGCAGCCATAATAGCCGGCCAGAGCGCGTCGCTTTCTTGGACCAGCCAAAACGCCGACACCGTTTCCATCGAGCCAGGCATCGGAACCGTTGATCCCGACGGAACCCATTCGATAGCGCCTTCCGAGACCACCACATACACCATCACCGCCACCGGCCCGGGCGGGGTCGCCAAAAAATACCCACGGCGACTCTTGCCGTCTCCCCCAATGCGATAATCGAGGGCGAAAACGCCACCCTTTCCTGGAACACGAATCACGCCGAAACCGTCTTCATCGAGCCCGAAATCGGTCAGGTCGACCCGTCGGGAAGCGTGAGTGTTTCACCTTCAGAATCAACAACTTATACCATTACGGCCACCGGCCCTGGCGGGACAACGCGGGCTCACGCGACCCTGACGGTCTATCACGTTCCCACGGTGAGCATTTCGGTTTCGGAAGCCAGCATAATCGAAGGCCAGAAGGCCGTCTTGGCCTGGAGTTCGGCCAACGCATACACAGTTTCCATCGAGCCGGGCATTGGCCTTGTTTCGCAGGAGGGCAACCTCGAAGTCTCGCCGTCCGAAACGACCTCCTACACCATTACAGCCACAGGCCCGGGCGGAGTCGCCAGGGCGTCGGCGACCCTCATCGTCCACCATGTTCCCACGGCAAGCCTGACCGTCTCGCCCGGAACCATCATCGAGGGCAACACCGCAAGCCTTTCCTGGAACACGAATTTCGCGGACACGGTTGTCATCGAGCCCGGAATCGGGCAGGTTGATCAGGCGGGAAGCATGACGGTGTCGCCGTCCGAGACGACATCCTACACCATAACGGCCATTGGCCCGGGCGGAACGACCAGAGCTTACGCGACTCTCACGGTTTACCACCTTCCCACGGTCACGGTTTCGGCCTCGAGCGCGCTCATCACCCTGGGCGAAAACGTAACCATCACCTGGGCCTCGACCCACGCCAGTGCCTGTTCCATCTCCCCGGGCGAAACAGTGCTTGCGCTGTCCGGCTCCATCACCATCACCCCGACTGAATCAGCCACTTACACGATAACCGCCACCGGCCCCGGCGGACACGCCACGGCCTCCGTTTTCGTGCGCGTGAATCGCAGGCCCGTTGCCGAGGCAGGTGAAAGCCGCGTCGTCAACATGGCCTGGGACCGGGACACCATAGAAGTAAGCCTTACCGGCCTTGGCTCCACGGATTCGGACGGGCAGGTGGCCTCGTATTTCTGGACCGGCTCCCCCAATCCCGATGACGCGGCCTCGCCAACCCTCGTTCTTTCGGAGGGGGTCCACGTCTTCACCCTTCTCGTCACGGACGATTCGGGCGCCACAAGCGAGCCGGACCAGGTGACCATTACCGTCGACAGGGCCTACAAGCCGGTGCTCACGGCCCCGGCCGTGCTCACGGCCCCGGCCACGGTGGCGGCGGCGGAGGGGGCGCCCGTAACCGTCACGGTTTCGGCAAGCGACTTGGACGGGGACAGCCTCACATTCTCGGTAAGTTCGCTTCCGCGCGGCGCGGTTTTCGATGCAGCGGGCGGAGTCCTTTACTGGACCCCGGATTTTGACCAGTCAGGCTCCTACACCATTTCATTTACTGTCTCGGACAACACCGGACTTTACGACACAGAAAACGTCACGGTCACTGTGGCCCAGACAAACAGGCCGCCGGTTTTCACGTCAGGCGCGATAACCGCCGCCGAGGCGGATTATCCGTATTCCTACCAGGCAAGGGGCGAGGACCCGGACGACGACTCCATCACCTATGCCCTGGACCACGGGCCTGCCGGCATGAGTGTAGACCTCTACACCGGGCTCGTGTCCTGGCTTCCGGGCGCATCCCAGGCCGGAGTGCAGGAAGCGGCCATAAGGGTGACGGACAGCTTGGGATCAAGCGCGGTCCAGGTTTTCCAGATCACCGTGGCCCAGGCCAGGACTTCGTGTCCGCTCCCTTCCTTTTTTCATGCACGGCTCCGGGGGTTTCAGGCAAAAACCTGGACATCCTGGCCATAGCCCGCGATGCGACCGGGAACTTCACCGAGGCCCGGGCCAGCGTTGCCGTGGTCTCCGAGGCCGACTCGGTCACGCCCTCTGTTATAAAGGTTATCGCTCCCCGGTCCGCCGCGCCCGGCGAAAAGGCGCGGGTGGGGGTCATGGCCTCCGACGACCGGGGAGTGAGCCGGGTTAGGTTTATCTATAATGACCAGGCCTTCGCCGATTCCTACGCGCCGCCATTTTCCGCAGAGTTTTCGGTGCCTGCAACCCTTGCAACCGGAAGCGCCGCAACGGTTGCGGTTGAGGTAATGGACGCGGAGGGCAACACTGCAAGCGCAAGCGCCGTCATCAATATCATCGAAAACCCGGACACCACGGCTCCCAATGGCGTGGCGGTTTCTGCCCCGGCCATTGTGAAACCCGGCGAGACCATGGAGCTTTCAGCCACGGGCACGGATTCGGGCGGTCTTTTTTCCATGGAGTTTTATGCAAACGGAGCCCTGATCGGAACCGGCCTTGAAGCGCCTTACAATTTCGCCTGGACGGTTCCCCACAACGCGGCTCCGGGAAGCCGGATAAGCTTTACGGCAAGGGCCGTGGATTTTTCGGGCAACCACGCGGATTCTGCTGAGTTTTCAGCCACCGTGGCCGCGCTCGGCAGGGGCTTTTTAATTGGCGAAGCATACGACGACGCGACATCCCTTCCTGTCACCGGAGCCGACGTCATCGTCAGCATGGCGGGCGGGCTCGGACTGATTGATCCCATAAGAACCGTGACCGACCTTGCCGGGCGGTACTCCCTGGAGCTATCCGAGGGGCTCGCGGTTTTGCGCGTGATAAAGGATGGTTACACGATTTCATACCGCTCGGTTTACGTGGCCGCCGACGCGGTCACCGAACCCCTGGACGCGCGCCTAACCCCGATTTCGCCGTCAATCGAAATCACAGGCCTTTCCGGCGGGGCCGTGTCCCTGGATAATGGCGCGGTTACGCTCACCGTTCCAGCCGGTTCCTTCGGCGAAACCCGTCCGGTCTCCCTCACAAGGCTTTCGGCCCAGGGCCTTCCGGGGCCGCTCCCCCTTGGCTGGACCCCGGTTTCGGGCTTTGCCGCAGGTCCCTCCGGCTGGCCGGTGAACCTCGCCTTAAGCATCACGGCCACCGGGCTTTCAAACGTCGGCAATTCCCCGGAAAACCTCGTGGCCGCTTGGTGGGACGCAGCAAGCTCCCGCTGGGTGAGGGCCGAATCAAGCGCTCTGAACGGCGCGATCAGCGCCGTGATGCCGGGCTTTACCACCGTTGTTTTCGCGCGTCCCGACGCGGGCTCGTCGGCCCCTGCCCTGCCCCAGGTGGGCCAGGCCCTTTCGGGCGTCGCTCCCATCCCGATTCCCCAAGACGCCGTCGCCCAGATATCGTCATCCCCCGACATCCTTTTCATGCAGCCGGGCCAGAAATCAAGCGTAACGGTGACACTGGCCTCAAGCGCAGGCCTGCCGTCCGGCACCGTCATAAGGGCGGACCACGACGAGTCCTACATCCTGTTGAACGGCCAGAAACTCCTCGTTGATCCCCGTGGCGAGGACATTATCATGTACCGCGCCCAGGGTGGCCTTGCCGGTGAGTTTGTCGCCACCCCATCGCGCAGCTTTGACCCGGCTCTTTTAAATGAAGGTGGCATTGAAATATCCGTCAACAGGCCCGGTGAATCACGCGGCCTTGGCGTGTTTTCTCCGGCTGGCGGATCTGTTGCAGCGCAGGGCGCAAGCCTTTCGATGGGTGCGGGGCTCCTTGACGGCCCGGTTCCGGTGAGGCTCGGCGTTTTTTCGGAATGGGACAAGGCCGTCTCCTCCGACACCCGCCTCGTGCGCCTTGGCGGTCCTGCCGGGGTGGACCTCGATCTCGGCGGAAAATCGCTCCCCGTTTCGGCAACCTTGACCGTGGACCTTGGCGTAGCACCCTCGTCAGACCTCACCGTGCTCCTGGTGCGCACCGCCGAGGCCGCCGGAACCGGGCTTCTGGAGCTTGTCGCCAAAGGCAGCGTGGCGGGCCAGGTTGTGACGTTTACGGGCGGTGACGCCAATTTCCCTGTCACCGGCATCACGGATGGCGGTCGATACTACATCGTGGGAGTGGCGGGGCCGGTGGGCTTCATCACGGGCCGGGTCCAGAAAAACGGCGCGGACGCTCCCGGCGTTCTGGTTTCCACAAACGGGCTTCCCTTTGTTTCGTTCACCAGGGCCAGCGACGCGGCCTACGTGCTGGCGGCCCCTGCGGGAAGCGCAGGCGTCACGGCCATTGATCTCACCGACGGCGCAGAGGCCCGGAGCGTGGCGGAGGTCAGCCAGGGCGGATCCAGCGTGGCGAACCTATATCTCATGAAGGGCGCGCCCCTTGTCACCTCGGTCACGCCCGCCCACAACGCGCGCGGGGTCGACCCGGCTTCCTCATTAACCGTGAAATTCAGCCGCCCGATGGCTCCCGCGAGCCTTTCAGCCGACACCGTGACTTTAAAAGGGCAGGGCGGCGCGGTTTTGACCGGCTCGGTTCGAGTATCCGCCGACGGAACCTCCGTCGCATTCACGCCTTTTGCGCTTCTGGCCGAGGCTTCGGCCTATACTTTAACTGTGTCTGGCACTGTTACCGATTCCTACGGAAACGCCC
The sequence above is a segment of the Deltaproteobacteria bacterium genome. Coding sequences within it:
- a CDS encoding Ig-like domain-containing protein, with protein sequence MGLSADAGDVVLSVVDHLSPAVNILSPANGSRFEPETPISLTVTASDSSGIGNIDLSVTGATADHTQWFNTPGGSPVSHTFTLVIPAGAAPTSPVNVTVTVSDGAGNTGTKNLVIWPADHVIPSAATVACLGGNNVEPGRQRLLRVISDDNVGIAKIKVNVGDFFSQVRDVTPSSHSIQDFYFTVPAGTPLGTSIPVTATVWDSSENALSAAPVSLIAADLTAPSVSITSPANNSEVIPGTDVTISVNSADNYSVARLTCHAWGSATWNQEMAIDPVVATASRQFTLSVPSTAAGGSYISINAFAYDSAGNRGEASVISLKVKDIVPPYVVNMVPPDGATMIEPETALMVSFNEAVLQASINESTLILANADGRAITGVFSMPDVNSAVFTPNISLALGKEYTFTVNTGVCDIVGNHMITSIASTFTIRPRITPLDTDDDGDGFTELDGDCDDNDPDRYPGHAEFPGDNKDKNCNGVILAPGTACNITNTEFRIAPPLLQNSNAGSGVAVSEKYLAVGARGYQYGGLSTGTTVGALLIYERSGTSWTQTPLYFQGHANTGSDTHNLGAPVALSRDRVIIGDTTDDVNGVANCGSASVYVRTQAGWELEGVLYSDAPRTNSGFGSTIDIYGDRAIVGSSSDIDGSRGAVYVYEKMSTGWQLVKKLSFDPSAVYPLSHLGQAVSIWGDWAMASMVCDNGSAVFCLHRESNGQWVIPANGRINPPVSSGYQNYFAYALDMSGNYVVITQYGRLSKAYVYLLTGNAWQRVQDLQSIPNPNPQISGTLGSTVSLWGDYLAVASSGVNFQPAMNFYVKNGSGQFVPMLSRHPSAPQTVPAPNPWYDAYGSCVSVGHGWIVVGAPGDFSNKGSFFTYKQYCDGPP
- a CDS encoding cadherin-like domain-containing protein translates to MSVSPSESTTYTITATGPGGTTRAHATLTVYHVPTVSISVSEASIIEGQKAVLAWSSANAYTVSIEPGIGLVSQEGNLEVSPSETTSYTITATGPGGVARASATLIVHHVPTASLTVSPGTIIEGNTASLSWNTNFADTVVIEPGIGQVDQAGSMTVSPSETTSYTITAIGPGGTTRAYATLTVYHLPTVTVSASSALITLGENVTITWASTHASACSISPGETVLALSGSITITPTESATYTITATGPGGHATASVFVRVNRRPVAEAGESRVVNMAWDRDTIEVSLTGLGSTDSDGQVASYFWTGSPNPDDAASPTLVLSEGVHVFTLLVTDDSGATSEPDQVTITVDRAYKPVLTAPAVLTAPATVAAAEGAPVTVTVSASDLDGDSLTFSVSSLPRGAVFDAAGGVLYWTPDFDQSGSYTISFTVSDNTGLYDTENVTVTVAQTNRPPVFTSGAITAAEADYPYSYQARGEDPDDDSITYALDHGPAGMSVDLYTGLVSWLPGASQAGVQEAAIRVTDSLGSSAVQVFQITVAQARTSCPLPSFFHARLRGFQAKTWTSWP
- a CDS encoding Ig-like domain-containing protein — its product is MSAPFLFSCTAPGVSGKNLDILAIARDATGNFTEARASVAVVSEADSVTPSVIKVIAPRSAAPGEKARVGVMASDDRGVSRVRFIYNDQAFADSYAPPFSAEFSVPATLATGSAATVAVEVMDAEGNTASASAVINIIENPDTTAPNGVAVSAPAIVKPGETMELSATGTDSGGLFSMEFYANGALIGTGLEAPYNFAWTVPHNAAPGSRISFTARAVDFSGNHADSAEFSATVAALGRGFLIGEAYDDATSLPVTGADVIVSMAGGLGLIDPIRTVTDLAGRYSLELSEGLAVLRVIKDGYTISYRSVYVAADAVTEPLDARLTPISPSIEITGLSGGAVSLDNGAVTLTVPAGSFGETRPVSLTRLSAQGLPGPLPLGWTPVSGFAAGPSGWPVNLALSITATGLSNVGNSPENLVAAWWDAASSRWVRAESSALNGAISAVMPGFTTVVFARPDAGSSAPALPQVGQALSGVAPIPIPQDAVAQISSSPDILFMQPGQKSSVTVTLASSAGLPSGTVIRADHDESYILLNGQKLLVDPRGEDIIMYRAQGGLAGEFVATPSRSFDPALLNEGGIEISVNRPGESRGLGVFSPAGGSVAAQGASLSMGAGLLDGPVPVRLGVFSEWDKAVSSDTRLVRLGGPAGVDLDLGGKSLPVSATLTVDLGVAPSSDLTVLLVRTAEAAGTGLLELVAKGSVAGQVVTFTGGDANFPVTGITDGGRYYIVGVAGPVGFITGRVQKNGADAPGVLVSTNGLPFVSFTRASDAAYVLAAPAGSAGVTAIDLTDGAEARSVAEVSQGGSSVANLYLMKGAPLVTSVTPAHNARGVDPASSLTVKFSRPMAPASLSADTVTLKGQGGAVLTGSVRVSADGTSVAFTPFALLAEASAYTLTVSGTVTDSYGNALGADFSSVFHTINKIAPPIGRCPGEGSGHRHQLYNR